A window of the Bacillota bacterium genome harbors these coding sequences:
- a CDS encoding ribonuclease H-like YkuK family protein, with protein MVFISPTKGSLSFEGMFKDLMEYMNESPGSTYKVIVGTDSHNKDEVTFVTAVIIHRLGKGARYYYTKKRDRKMISLRQRMFYEASLSLGVAGRLAEKMAHSHADLAGLEIHLDVGEKGDTKDIVREIVGMVMGSGFDARIKPESYGASKVADKHTK; from the coding sequence TTGGTGTTTATCAGCCCGACCAAGGGTTCCCTGTCTTTTGAAGGAATGTTCAAGGACCTCATGGAGTACATGAATGAGAGTCCAGGAAGCACCTATAAGGTAATCGTGGGTACGGACTCCCATAACAAGGATGAGGTCACCTTCGTAACCGCCGTTATCATCCACCGCCTGGGCAAAGGCGCCCGCTACTACTACACCAAGAAGCGAGACCGCAAGATGATAAGCCTCAGACAGCGGATGTTCTACGAGGCTTCGCTGAGCCTGGGGGTTGCAGGACGCCTCGCGGAGAAGATGGCCCATAGCCATGCGGACCTGGCTGGGCTGGAGATACACTTGGACGTAGGAGAAAAAGGCGACACCAAGGATATTGTCCGGGAAATCGTTGGAATGGTGATGGGCAGCGGCTTCGACGCAAGAATCAAACCGGAATCCTACGGTGCCTCGAAGGTCGCTGACAAGCACACGAAGTAG